Proteins encoded by one window of Anguilla rostrata isolate EN2019 chromosome 9, ASM1855537v3, whole genome shotgun sequence:
- the pknox2 gene encoding homeobox protein PKNOX2 isoform X2, which produces MSIASTAAQAMLSDSLLSEGSGDNRIRTLELELPLDRVIKFISVGLPLLLVSMAFAREISLGPQISCFPPNNFTVKQASYVDTYCWDSLMHHEFDGDGNFEERSLWVHKMFPYSLLAMAVMMYLPALIWRFLVTPCLGSDLLFIIDELDKGYNRSVRLAQSILELQHTTSNPLEFQAELERAKRKRYFEYPLLERYMQCKQRSYFLVSMLFLRGFLLLTFMSASCLYLVYFHLSAFLQDEFSCFVRTGLLRDQPWVPELVQCKMTGLLVFQVISVANGAVYVLLAPIILFSLLRLFCWDTGFLSLYEVLPSLGLIRGRKLGCPLNDLNVLLLFLRANVSHLRSFGRLRAVCSMAPAQLARGWGKGGRGGEEYEEAMEEREELEEEMREAREEGRHNLVDIMTLLGGARANGSSCKDHRPLVEENLSLGTVTLIYIIKSIIFLSIFVIIIWNVQKIIK; this is translated from the exons ATGTCCATCGCCAGCACGGCGGCGCAGGCCATGCTGTCGGACTCGCTGCTGAGCGAGGGCTCCGGGGACAACCGCATACGCaccctggagctggagctgcccCTGGACAGGGTCATCAAGTTCATCTCCGTGGGCCTGCCCCTGCTGCTGGTGTCCATGGCGTTCGCCCGCGAGATTTCCCTGG GCCCTCAGATCAGCTGTTTCCCGCCAAATAACTTCACAGTCAAGCAGGCCAGCTATGTGGACACGTACTGCTGGGACTCGCTAATGCACCACGAGTTTGACGGTGATGGCAACTTTGAGGAGCGCTCTCTCTGGGTCCACAAA ATGTTCCCATATTCACTCTTGGCAATGGCGGTGATGATGTACTTGCCTGCTCTGATCTGGCGCTTCCTGGTGACACCCTGCCTGGGGTCAGACCTGCTCTTCATCATCGACGAGCTGGACAAAGGCTACAACCGCTCTGTCCGGCTGGCCCAGAGCATCCTGGAGCTGCAGCACACCACATCCAACCCGCTGGAGTTTCAGGCCGAGCTGGAGAG AGCAAAGCGGAAGCGCTACTTTGAGTACCCCCTGCTGGAGAGATACATGCAGTGCAAACAGCGCTCCTACTTCCTGGTCAGCATGCTGTTCCTGCGTGGCTTCCTGCTCCTCACCTTCATGTCGGCCTCCTGCCTCTACCTGGTCTACTTCCACCTCTCGGCCTTCCTCCAGGACGAGTTCAGCTGTTTCGTGAGGACCGGGCTGCTCCGTGACCAGCCCTGGGTCCCCGAGCTGGTCCAGTGCAAGATGACCGGGCTGCTGGTCTTCCAAGTCATCAGCGTGGCCAACGGCGCCGTCTACGTCCTCCTGGCTCCCATCATCCTCTTCAGCCTGCTGCGCCTCTTCTGCTGGGACACCGGCTTCCTGTCCCTGTACGAGGTGCTGCCCTCGCTGGGCCTCATCCGCGGCCGCAAGCTGGGCTGCCCCCTCAACGACCTCAAcgtgctcctcctcttcctccgcgcCAACGTCTCGCACCTGCGCTCCTTCGGGCGCCTGAGGGCCGTGTGCTCCATGGCGCCCGCCCAGCTGGCACGCGGCTGGGGCAAGGGCGGCCGCGGAGGGGAGGAGTACGAGGAGGCcatggaggagagggaggagctggaggaggagatgcGGGAGGCCAGGGAGGAGGGCCGCCACAACCTGGTGGACATCATGACCCTCCTGGGCGGGGCCAGAGCCAACGGCAGCAGCTGCAAGGACCACAGGCCTCTGGTAGAGGAAAATTTGAGTCTTGGTACCGTAACCCTAATCTACATAATCAAAAGCATAATATTTCTGAGTATTTTTGTCATCATCATATGGAATGTtcagaaaataatcaaatga
- the pknox2 gene encoding homeobox protein PKNOX2 isoform X3 — translation MSIASTAAQAMLSDSLLSEGSGDNRIRTLELELPLDRVIKFISVGLPLLLVSMAFAREISLGPQISCFPPNNFTVKQASYVDTYCWDSLMHHEFDGDGNFEERSLWVHKMFPYSLLAMAVMMYLPALIWRFLVTPCLGSDLLFIIDELDKGYNRSVRLAQSILELQHTTSNPLEFQAELERAKRKRYFEYPLLERYMQCKQRSYFLVSMLFLRGFLLLTFMSASCLYLVYFHLSAFLQDEFSCFVRTGLLRDQPWVPELVQCKMTGLLVFQVISVANGAVYVLLAPIILFSLLRLFCWDTGFLSLYEVLPSLGLIRGRKLGCPLNDLNVLLLFLRANVSHLRSFGRLRAVCSMAPAQLARGWGKGGRGGEEYEEAMEEREELEEEMREAREEGRHNLVDIMTLLGGARANGSSCKDHRPLVEENLSLEPCNHQGYHELKETPSYSFS, via the exons ATGTCCATCGCCAGCACGGCGGCGCAGGCCATGCTGTCGGACTCGCTGCTGAGCGAGGGCTCCGGGGACAACCGCATACGCaccctggagctggagctgcccCTGGACAGGGTCATCAAGTTCATCTCCGTGGGCCTGCCCCTGCTGCTGGTGTCCATGGCGTTCGCCCGCGAGATTTCCCTGG GCCCTCAGATCAGCTGTTTCCCGCCAAATAACTTCACAGTCAAGCAGGCCAGCTATGTGGACACGTACTGCTGGGACTCGCTAATGCACCACGAGTTTGACGGTGATGGCAACTTTGAGGAGCGCTCTCTCTGGGTCCACAAA ATGTTCCCATATTCACTCTTGGCAATGGCGGTGATGATGTACTTGCCTGCTCTGATCTGGCGCTTCCTGGTGACACCCTGCCTGGGGTCAGACCTGCTCTTCATCATCGACGAGCTGGACAAAGGCTACAACCGCTCTGTCCGGCTGGCCCAGAGCATCCTGGAGCTGCAGCACACCACATCCAACCCGCTGGAGTTTCAGGCCGAGCTGGAGAG AGCAAAGCGGAAGCGCTACTTTGAGTACCCCCTGCTGGAGAGATACATGCAGTGCAAACAGCGCTCCTACTTCCTGGTCAGCATGCTGTTCCTGCGTGGCTTCCTGCTCCTCACCTTCATGTCGGCCTCCTGCCTCTACCTGGTCTACTTCCACCTCTCGGCCTTCCTCCAGGACGAGTTCAGCTGTTTCGTGAGGACCGGGCTGCTCCGTGACCAGCCCTGGGTCCCCGAGCTGGTCCAGTGCAAGATGACCGGGCTGCTGGTCTTCCAAGTCATCAGCGTGGCCAACGGCGCCGTCTACGTCCTCCTGGCTCCCATCATCCTCTTCAGCCTGCTGCGCCTCTTCTGCTGGGACACCGGCTTCCTGTCCCTGTACGAGGTGCTGCCCTCGCTGGGCCTCATCCGCGGCCGCAAGCTGGGCTGCCCCCTCAACGACCTCAAcgtgctcctcctcttcctccgcgcCAACGTCTCGCACCTGCGCTCCTTCGGGCGCCTGAGGGCCGTGTGCTCCATGGCGCCCGCCCAGCTGGCACGCGGCTGGGGCAAGGGCGGCCGCGGAGGGGAGGAGTACGAGGAGGCcatggaggagagggaggagctggaggaggagatgcGGGAGGCCAGGGAGGAGGGCCGCCACAACCTGGTGGACATCATGACCCTCCTGGGCGGGGCCAGAGCCAACGGCAGCAGCTGCAAGGACCACAGGCCTCTGGTAGAGGAAAATTTGAGTCTTG AGCCCTGTAACCACCAGGGGTACCATGAATTGAAGGAGACTCCGTCATATAGTTTCTCCTAG